One Bacteroidota bacterium genomic window carries:
- a CDS encoding SRPBCC domain-containing protein, whose product MKTQDLTFTLIVDQTPEVVFNAVNNVRGWWSETLEGDSEKLNDEFIYRYQDMHYSKQRLVEVVPNQKVVWLVLDSYLSFIEDKTEWTGTKISFEITREQDKTQLLFTHHGLNPEVECYNACFDGWSHYIKGSLVELIAKGEKVSSN is encoded by the coding sequence ATGAAAACACAAGATTTAACCTTTACACTTATTGTTGACCAAACACCCGAAGTAGTGTTTAATGCTGTTAATAACGTTCGCGGCTGGTGGTCTGAAACCCTTGAGGGCGATTCAGAAAAATTGAACGATGAATTCATATACCGTTACCAAGATATGCACTACTCAAAACAACGTTTGGTTGAAGTAGTGCCCAACCAAAAAGTGGTATGGTTGGTTTTGGATAGTTACCTAAGTTTTATTGAGGATAAAACCGAGTGGACAGGAACTAAAATCAGTTTTGAAATTACAAGGGAGCAAGACAAAACCCAATTGCTTTTTACTCACCACGGCCTTAACCCCGAGGTGGAATGTTATAATGCCTGTTTTGACGGTTGGAGCCATTACATAAAAGGCAGTTTGGTAGAACTGATTGCGAAAGGGGAGAAGGTAAGTTCTAACTAA